Proteins from one Leptodactylus fuscus isolate aLepFus1 unplaced genomic scaffold, aLepFus1.hap2 HAP2_SCAFFOLD_616, whole genome shotgun sequence genomic window:
- the LOC142188678 gene encoding DNA damage-regulated autophagy modulator protein 1-like, giving the protein MEIRGLAFLPILWSIWMLLGLSTLFAVTVILGHETHPYISATAARLPESVIYTVVFMVSSILGAGIVLLQYKFMIIRTEPSEKRHLIGQRILLAIGWISCIGSALNAVFPVNVNLTAHDIGSGLGFGCADIFNLCQAILLYKRSFSSRRMCHIRLALTSVTSVLMLFFSGVMSSFYLHLIPDNHKQVISDAGMVVEWVQMFCLVIQQLTNYTDFQHLSLRLSREGVSISLREPAQDPENP; this is encoded by the exons ATGGAAATCCGGGGTTTGGCGTTCCTGCCTATCCTGTGGTCCATATGGATGCTATTGGGTCTCAGTACCCTGTTTGCCGTAACGGTAATATTAGGGCATGAAACACATCCGTACATCAG TGCGACAGCAGCTCGGCTGCCCGAGTCCGTGATCTACACGGTGGTCTTCATGGTGTCTTCCATTCTGG GAGCTGGCATCGTTCTCCTCCAATACAAGTTCATGATAATTCGGACTGAACCATCGGAGAagcgacatctcataggccagcgAATACTACTCGCCATAGGATGGATATCCTGTATTGGGTCCGCCCTGAATGCTGTATTTCCG GTGAATGTCAACCTTACAGCTCACGATATTGGCTCAGGACTCGGTTTTGGATGTGCTGACATTTTCAACTTATGTCAAGCGATTCTCCTGTATAAGAGGTCCTTCAGCAGTCGGCGAATGTGCCATATtagactggctctgacctcggtgACATCTGTACTAATGCTATTCT TCAGTGGAGTCATGTCCAGTTTTTACCTCCATCTAATCCCTGACAACCATAAGCAG GTCATCTCTGATGCAGGCATGGTGGTCGAGTGGGTTCAGATGTTCTGCCTCGTAATTCAACAACTGACCAATTATACAGATTTCCAG CATTTATCTTTAAGGTTGTCCCGAGAAGGTGTCTCCATCAGCCTGAGAGAACCAGCCCAGGACCCTGAAAACCCCTAA